In a single window of the Prochlorococcus marinus str. AS9601 genome:
- the argJ gene encoding bifunctional glutamate N-acetyltransferase/amino-acid acetyltransferase ArgJ: protein MSQLDSNWSFVDDRKVTPKGFLFAGVSAGLKASNKKDLALIVAPEGSIFSGMFTQSIVRASCVDICEERIKTTSGFVRAILINSGQANACTGNLGIQHFQIATGKVAELLGIKEEEVLMCSTGVIGVPIKINDLVKNLPNLVSELKGNNFANAAEAILTTDLTLKKVSIETIIQGRKIKIAGFAKGSGMIYPNMATMLAFLTCDAGIQKEEWDKMIAIAVQKSFNAISVDGETSTNDSFVGINAGEKIEKRFFPIIQQGIDIVCQNLAKNIARDGEGANCLLEVLVQGAKNTDDAIMLAKSICNSALVKTAIHGCDPNWGRIISAAGNSGVKFNFNDVDLYIGNAHILEKGKLNKYDPQKVTDYIKSRMKGRYLVDDIVKIMININSGESKGTAWGCDLSKKYVEINSEYTT, encoded by the coding sequence TTGAGCCAGTTAGATTCCAATTGGTCGTTTGTTGATGACAGAAAGGTAACACCTAAGGGGTTTCTTTTTGCTGGGGTATCTGCTGGTTTAAAAGCTTCTAATAAAAAAGATTTAGCACTAATAGTCGCTCCAGAAGGAAGTATTTTTAGTGGGATGTTTACCCAATCAATTGTTCGAGCTTCTTGTGTGGATATTTGTGAGGAAAGGATTAAAACAACTTCAGGTTTTGTAAGAGCAATATTAATTAATTCTGGTCAAGCAAATGCATGTACAGGAAATCTTGGCATTCAACATTTTCAAATTGCAACAGGAAAGGTTGCGGAACTTTTAGGAATAAAAGAAGAAGAAGTTTTAATGTGCTCAACTGGTGTAATTGGTGTTCCAATAAAAATAAATGATTTAGTAAAAAATTTACCGAATTTAGTTAGTGAATTAAAGGGTAATAATTTTGCAAATGCAGCAGAAGCAATTTTAACTACGGATTTGACTTTAAAAAAAGTGTCAATAGAGACGATTATTCAAGGTAGAAAAATAAAAATAGCAGGATTTGCAAAAGGTTCAGGAATGATTTACCCCAACATGGCTACAATGCTTGCTTTTCTAACCTGTGATGCGGGTATTCAAAAAGAAGAATGGGACAAAATGATTGCTATTGCGGTTCAAAAATCTTTTAATGCAATATCAGTTGATGGAGAGACAAGCACAAATGATTCTTTTGTTGGAATAAATGCAGGAGAGAAAATTGAAAAAAGGTTTTTTCCAATTATCCAACAAGGGATTGATATTGTATGTCAGAACTTGGCAAAAAATATTGCAAGGGATGGAGAGGGAGCAAATTGTTTATTAGAAGTTTTGGTTCAAGGAGCAAAAAATACAGATGATGCAATTATGCTCGCGAAATCTATTTGTAATTCTGCCTTGGTAAAAACTGCGATACATGGTTGTGATCCAAATTGGGGACGAATTATTTCTGCTGCAGGTAATTCTGGAGTTAAATTTAATTTTAATGACGTTGACTTGTATATAGGAAACGCCCACATTTTGGAAAAAGGCAAGTTAAATAAATATGATCCACAAAAAGTTACAGACTATATTAAGTCCAGAATGAAAGGTAGATATTTGGTAGATGATATTGTAAAAATTATGATTAATATAAATTCTGGCGAATCGAAAGGCACAGCTTGGGGGTGCGATCTTTCTAAAAAATATGTTGAAATAAATAGCGAATACACTACCTAA
- a CDS encoding aldo/keto reductase translates to MKKRIGLGTWSWGNKLFWNYQSTNDDDLRETYDEALRRGFDLIDTADSYGTGNLKGRSELLIGKFLLNTPSAKKKRIQVATKLAPYPWRIGNRGFNKPFLKSLERLNNKLDIVQLHWSTAKYNPWQELGLLNNLCDLKDEGFDFQIGLSNIGPKRLMKLINFLAKRNQNLKSVQIQFSLLAPDLGKQYQVKKICDENNIDFFAYSPLSFGILCIDPDKEENKEKSFIRNSLFENYKKPTYELRRCLKRIAHQRSVSQAQVAINWCCYQGTIPLVGMRKKSQVIDVSNVFNWNLKKNEFKVLQEVSKKCLKKMPKNPFSSN, encoded by the coding sequence GTGAAGAAAAGAATTGGATTAGGTACGTGGTCTTGGGGGAATAAGCTTTTCTGGAATTATCAATCTACAAATGACGATGATTTACGTGAGACATATGATGAAGCGTTACGAAGAGGTTTCGATCTAATTGATACTGCAGATTCTTACGGTACTGGGAATCTTAAGGGCAGAAGTGAATTGTTGATAGGAAAATTTTTACTAAATACTCCTTCAGCAAAGAAAAAAAGAATACAAGTAGCAACCAAACTTGCACCTTATCCCTGGAGAATAGGTAACAGAGGCTTTAATAAACCTTTTTTGAAAAGTTTAGAGAGACTTAATAACAAATTAGATATAGTTCAATTACATTGGTCAACTGCGAAATACAATCCTTGGCAGGAATTAGGGCTGTTGAATAATCTTTGCGATTTAAAAGATGAAGGCTTTGATTTTCAAATAGGCTTATCAAATATAGGCCCTAAAAGATTGATGAAATTAATTAATTTTTTAGCAAAAAGAAATCAGAACCTAAAGAGTGTTCAAATACAGTTTTCTTTGCTTGCTCCCGATTTAGGAAAACAATATCAGGTAAAAAAAATTTGCGACGAAAATAATATTGATTTCTTTGCTTATAGTCCTTTGTCCTTTGGAATACTTTGTATTGATCCAGATAAAGAAGAAAATAAAGAAAAAAGTTTTATTCGTAATTCCTTATTTGAAAACTATAAAAAACCAACATATGAATTGCGGAGGTGTCTAAAAAGAATTGCGCATCAAAGATCAGTTTCCCAAGCGCAAGTAGCAATTAATTGGTGTTGTTATCAAGGAACTATTCCACTTGTTGGAATGCGAAAAAAATCACAAGTTATAGATGTATCTAATGTATTTAATTGGAATTTAAAAAAAAATGAATTTAAAGTACTTCAGGAAGTTTCAAAAAAATGTTTAAAAAAAATGCCGAAAAATCCTTTTTCGAGTAATTAA
- a CDS encoding YadA-like family protein — translation MKKLLAFSLISSSIFLGINTLNAEEYEAFGIDYSGDASIGNRVWGVLDGQKTLLSTKVFDNNGWTPAESYINAKTGEIMVRGAGTKFHAYNWKTDTWRDISDNGNFQKYFVKPMSVGTTADSSIQIGADANDIDVVEDGLNIDGAAVITKNTDGSIQLGADGNDIDVVEDGLNIDGAAVITKNTDGSIQLGADGNDIDVVADGLNIDGTAVITKNADGTIQIGTDENDIDITSEGLAIDGEPLITKKANGELHIGKNSWITKEENGRQKVYAKDANGNPIPIDYTNGTKLLINGRDVEQSINNVGALSAALTGLPTVPTDTTLACGLGTGTHGGDFAFSGGCASKVNDKLSINYAASMTMPGQDYAGDFEDTFSARAGFVWKLGKATKPIQISMNEKENFETKIKTLEEKNKQLLARLERLEKVALGDLKSKDLAVYKLK, via the coding sequence ATGAAAAAATTATTGGCATTTTCATTAATTAGTTCCTCGATATTTCTAGGAATCAATACACTAAATGCAGAAGAATATGAGGCCTTCGGAATAGATTATTCAGGAGATGCATCTATTGGAAATAGAGTATGGGGTGTTTTGGATGGTCAAAAAACACTACTTAGTACAAAAGTGTTTGATAATAATGGTTGGACACCAGCAGAATCATATATAAACGCAAAAACTGGCGAGATAATGGTTAGAGGAGCAGGGACTAAATTTCATGCTTACAATTGGAAAACAGATACTTGGCGAGATATCTCAGATAATGGTAATTTTCAAAAGTATTTTGTAAAACCGATGTCAGTTGGAACAACTGCCGATAGTTCAATACAAATTGGAGCAGATGCTAATGATATTGATGTTGTTGAAGATGGTTTGAATATTGATGGTGCTGCTGTTATTACTAAAAATACTGACGGATCAATTCAACTTGGAGCAGATGGTAATGATATAGATGTTGTTGAAGATGGTTTGAATATTGATGGTGCTGCTGTTATTACTAAAAATACTGACGGATCAATTCAACTTGGAGCAGATGGTAATGATATAGATGTCGTAGCAGATGGTTTGAACATTGATGGAACTGCTGTTATTACAAAAAATGCTGATGGCACAATCCAAATCGGAACAGATGAAAACGATATTGATATAACTTCAGAGGGACTTGCAATTGATGGAGAACCATTAATTACCAAGAAAGCAAATGGAGAATTACATATTGGTAAGAACTCATGGATAACAAAAGAAGAAAATGGAAGACAAAAAGTTTATGCGAAAGATGCCAATGGAAATCCAATTCCTATCGATTACACAAATGGGACCAAGTTACTTATTAATGGAAGAGATGTAGAACAGTCAATCAATAATGTTGGTGCTTTAAGTGCCGCCCTAACAGGATTGCCCACAGTTCCTACAGATACAACCCTTGCTTGCGGATTAGGAACTGGAACTCATGGAGGTGATTTTGCTTTTTCTGGTGGCTGTGCTTCTAAAGTTAATGACAAATTATCAATTAACTATGCGGCGTCAATGACAATGCCAGGTCAAGATTATGCCGGTGATTTTGAAGATACTTTTTCCGCTAGAGCAGGATTTGTTTGGAAATTAGGTAAGGCCACAAAACCTATTCAAATTAGTATGAATGAAAAAGAGAATTTCGAAACAAAAATCAAAACTCTAGAAGAAAAAAATAAACAACTCTTAGCAAGGCTAGAAAGATTAGAAAAAGTCGCACTTGGAGATCTTAAATCAAAAGATTTAGCAGTTTATAAACTCAAATAA
- a CDS encoding AAA family ATPase: MFITVCGQKGGVAKTCTSIHLASVWHSEGKKVCIVDADKNRSALAYASRGNLPFPVFPVSSAAKASRSSEIVITDGQASSDQEELKHLAYGSDLVILPTTAKARSVELTVELANLLSNLKVNHAVVIVKVDFRQQKAAQQAKAALENYGLYVFDTFIPLLSAFDKAEAAGNAVFEAVDDLGRSDPRRMTGWSAYCSIASQIPCLISKPSSDTNNLNNQQPISA, from the coding sequence TTGTTCATTACCGTTTGCGGACAAAAAGGGGGGGTTGCCAAGACCTGTACAAGTATTCACCTTGCAAGTGTTTGGCACTCTGAAGGTAAAAAAGTTTGCATAGTGGATGCAGACAAGAATAGATCTGCTTTAGCATACGCATCAAGAGGCAATCTTCCATTTCCAGTTTTCCCCGTCAGTTCAGCTGCTAAAGCATCAAGATCATCAGAAATTGTAATAACTGATGGCCAGGCTAGCAGTGATCAAGAAGAACTTAAACACTTAGCGTATGGTTCAGATTTAGTTATCTTGCCTACAACTGCAAAAGCAAGATCAGTAGAATTAACTGTTGAACTAGCTAATTTATTAAGCAACTTAAAAGTTAACCATGCTGTAGTAATAGTAAAAGTTGATTTTAGACAGCAAAAAGCAGCGCAACAAGCCAAAGCAGCTCTAGAAAATTATGGTTTATATGTTTTTGATACATTTATACCCTTACTCTCAGCATTTGATAAAGCAGAAGCCGCTGGCAATGCTGTATTTGAAGCTGTAGACGATTTAGGCAGATCAGATCCTCGTCGAATGACGGGCTGGTCTGCTTATTGTTCAATTGCCTCACAAATTCCATGCCTGATTTCGAAGCCCTCATCCGACACCAACAACTTAAACAACCAACAACCAATAAGCGCTTAA
- a CDS encoding tetratricopeptide repeat protein, which translates to MKIYHFIIASLLAIPSLMFTPNAEAHKHFNKVKNITSSEKITNNGYEILKEKNYIHASKKFSEALKTNPKNKFALLLRAYSKKELKDYKSALKDLNTILKIDSEYNAAVALRAWVNIKLENYPEAMDDYSKLIAYDLMLKDSYGNRGFLKEIMQDKEGACSDWQKSGALGNEKASSAFENHCKSV; encoded by the coding sequence ATGAAAATTTACCATTTCATAATTGCAAGTTTATTAGCAATACCATCTTTAATGTTCACTCCAAATGCAGAAGCGCATAAACACTTTAATAAGGTCAAAAATATAACTTCATCTGAAAAAATAACAAATAATGGTTATGAGATCTTGAAGGAAAAAAATTATATTCATGCAAGTAAAAAATTCTCAGAAGCATTAAAAACTAATCCAAAAAACAAATTTGCATTACTTTTAAGAGCGTATTCAAAAAAAGAATTAAAAGACTATAAAAGTGCACTAAAAGATTTAAATACTATATTGAAAATCGATTCAGAATATAATGCTGCAGTAGCACTTCGAGCATGGGTCAATATTAAATTAGAAAATTATCCAGAGGCGATGGATGATTATTCAAAATTAATAGCATATGATCTTATGCTTAAAGATTCATATGGAAATAGGGGATTTCTAAAAGAGATTATGCAAGATAAAGAAGGAGCATGCTCAGACTGGCAAAAAAGTGGCGCATTGGGCAATGAAAAAGCATCTTCCGCTTTTGAAAATCATTGCAAATCTGTTTGA
- a CDS encoding DEAD/DEAH box helicase — MATFDEFYSSLDSDPRIRGKQFEKFIKWFLKNDPVWESQVKNIWLWDEHPKRSEWGPDCGIDLVFEDFQNKTWAVQAKCFAPESSIKKEDMDSFISESSDSRFQGRLLVASTDRIGNNADRLLHRHKVIRYLLNDFRNSQIIFPNHIKDLSNGKRKKIKDPRKHQKKAINAVIQGLKTANRGQVLMACGTGKTLTSLWIKEALKAKNVLVLLPSLSLLSQTLKEWNANASEPFKWICVCSDKSVAKKNKTNDEWITNTSEIGVPVTSEIKEINNFLKERGSKVIFSTYQSSHLIEKVHLDEKAHKFDLIFADEAHRCTGIVSDAYGCVLDEVRIRGDKRLFLTATPRVLSNQIKSKANINDIEIASMDDTNIFGEILYQLKFSEAIKKEILSDYQVVVIGVDNEMIKEKIINRDFVSTDGEDLLDAETLASKIALTKAIKDFGLKRVITFHSRVESSERFAQDLEKIIQLIPKKDLPAGVIQSDYVSGAMKTKERNDKIEKLKNLDKGEIRILTNAKCLSEGVDVPTLDGVGFIDPRYSQIDIIQAVGRAIRKSDDKSSGTILIPVFIGNSFNTEDEILKSRFKSVWQVILALKSQDDTLMEYIDQLRVNLGKRKFKAEEREGLGKIKLDFPARIKPEFVNSIQTLLVRNTSEDWMENYGKLLDFKEKHGHTKVPSKEPILGTWVNRMRTRKHKLSQEKIKKLNDMGFIWDILSYEWNEKITLLKKFKEKHGHTKVPQKEPIFGLWVSTLRRRKNDLPSERIQELDDIGFIWDILSYEWNEKITLLKKFKEKHGHTKVPVQTPIIGRWIIDMRQRKNDLPSERIQELDDIGFIWDILSYEWNEKITLLKKFKEKHGHTKVPQKEPILGLWVTNLRSNKNNFSSEKIQELNDIGFIWDIASHEWKERISLLKQFKERHGHTKVPQKEPILGQWVSNIRQKKNSLPLEKIQELDNFGFIWDVPSYEWNQNIILHKEFKEKHGHTKVPRKEPILGQWVQNIRQKRNSLPSEKIQELDDIGFSWDNHHADSWKKNIILLKEFKEKHGHTKVRHKEPVIGEWVARLRSKKIDLSPEMIQELNDIGFIWDILSYEWNEKITLLKKFKEKHGHTKVPQKEPILGTWTNSIRTRKHKLSHEKIQELNDIGFSWDNHHADSWKKNIILLKEFKEKHGHTKVPQKEPILGTWANRMRTRKHKLSQEKIQELNDIGFSWDNHHADSWKKNIILLKEFKEKHGHTKVPSKESILGPWVSNIRQKRNSLPLEKIQELDDIGFIWDILSYEWNEKITLLKKFKEKHGHTKVPRKEPILGQWVSKIRQRKNDLPSERIQELNDIGFIWVTSNKKNL; from the coding sequence ATGGCAACCTTTGATGAGTTTTATTCATCATTAGATTCTGATCCAAGAATCAGAGGTAAGCAGTTTGAAAAATTTATAAAGTGGTTCCTTAAAAATGATCCAGTTTGGGAATCACAGGTAAAAAATATTTGGTTATGGGATGAGCATCCTAAAAGGAGTGAATGGGGTCCAGATTGTGGAATAGATTTAGTTTTTGAAGACTTCCAAAATAAAACTTGGGCAGTTCAGGCAAAATGCTTTGCACCTGAATCAAGTATCAAGAAAGAAGATATGGATAGTTTTATCTCAGAGTCTTCTGATTCCAGATTTCAAGGTCGCTTATTAGTAGCAAGCACTGATCGCATTGGAAATAATGCTGATCGGTTACTTCACAGACATAAAGTCATAAGATATTTGCTTAATGATTTTCGCAATTCACAAATCATCTTTCCTAATCATATAAAAGACTTATCAAACGGAAAGAGAAAAAAAATAAAAGACCCTAGAAAACATCAAAAAAAAGCAATAAATGCAGTCATTCAAGGACTCAAGACTGCAAATCGTGGGCAAGTTTTAATGGCATGTGGGACAGGTAAAACGCTTACTAGTTTATGGATTAAAGAAGCATTAAAAGCGAAAAACGTTCTTGTTTTACTACCATCATTAAGTCTCTTATCACAGACACTAAAAGAATGGAATGCTAATGCATCGGAACCATTCAAATGGATCTGTGTATGTTCCGATAAATCTGTAGCAAAAAAGAATAAAACAAATGATGAATGGATAACAAATACATCCGAAATAGGAGTTCCAGTTACTAGTGAAATTAAGGAAATAAATAATTTTCTAAAAGAAAGAGGATCTAAAGTTATTTTTTCGACATACCAGTCATCTCACTTGATTGAAAAGGTCCATTTAGACGAAAAAGCACATAAATTTGATCTAATTTTTGCGGATGAAGCACACCGTTGCACAGGAATAGTATCTGATGCCTATGGATGTGTTCTTGATGAAGTAAGAATTAGAGGTGACAAAAGATTATTCTTAACGGCAACTCCAAGAGTCCTATCAAATCAAATCAAATCAAAAGCAAATATAAATGATATTGAAATTGCATCTATGGACGATACTAATATCTTTGGGGAAATTCTCTATCAACTTAAATTCTCAGAAGCAATAAAAAAAGAGATTTTATCTGACTATCAAGTTGTAGTTATTGGAGTTGATAACGAGATGATTAAAGAAAAAATTATTAACAGAGATTTTGTTTCAACTGATGGAGAAGATTTATTGGATGCGGAAACATTGGCTTCAAAAATTGCTTTAACAAAAGCAATTAAAGATTTCGGATTAAAACGAGTTATCACTTTTCATAGCAGAGTTGAGTCATCAGAAAGATTTGCTCAAGATCTTGAAAAAATTATTCAACTTATACCGAAAAAAGATCTTCCAGCAGGGGTAATCCAATCAGATTATGTTTCTGGTGCTATGAAAACAAAAGAACGTAATGACAAAATTGAGAAACTAAAAAATCTTGATAAAGGAGAAATAAGAATACTCACAAATGCAAAATGTCTATCAGAAGGAGTTGATGTTCCCACTTTAGATGGAGTTGGATTTATTGATCCTAGATATAGTCAAATTGATATTATCCAAGCAGTTGGAAGAGCAATACGAAAAAGTGATGATAAATCAAGCGGGACAATTCTCATTCCTGTCTTTATAGGAAATAGTTTTAATACAGAGGATGAAATTCTAAAAAGTAGATTTAAAAGCGTTTGGCAAGTAATCCTTGCACTTAAATCACAAGATGACACATTAATGGAATACATCGATCAATTAAGAGTCAATTTAGGTAAAAGAAAATTCAAAGCAGAAGAAAGAGAAGGATTAGGAAAAATTAAATTAGATTTTCCAGCAAGAATTAAACCTGAATTCGTAAATTCGATCCAAACCTTATTAGTCAGAAATACTTCTGAAGATTGGATGGAAAATTATGGAAAATTATTAGATTTCAAAGAAAAGCATGGGCATACGAAAGTACCATCAAAAGAACCAATTCTTGGGACTTGGGTAAATAGAATGAGAACAAGAAAACATAAGTTATCACAAGAAAAGATAAAAAAACTAAATGATATGGGGTTTATTTGGGATATCTTGTCTTATGAATGGAACGAAAAAATAACTCTTCTTAAAAAATTTAAAGAAAAACATGGTCATACAAAAGTTCCTCAAAAAGAACCCATTTTTGGACTGTGGGTATCTACTCTCAGAAGAAGGAAAAATGATCTTCCTTCAGAAAGGATACAGGAGTTAGATGATATCGGATTTATTTGGGATATCTTGTCTTATGAATGGAACGAAAAAATAACTCTTCTTAAAAAATTTAAAGAAAAACATGGTCATACAAAAGTTCCCGTTCAAACCCCAATAATAGGTAGGTGGATTATTGATATGCGGCAAAGGAAAAATGATCTTCCTTCAGAAAGGATACAGGAGTTAGATGATATCGGGTTTATTTGGGATATCTTGTCTTATGAATGGAACGAAAAAATAACTCTTCTTAAAAAATTTAAAGAAAAACATGGTCATACAAAAGTTCCACAAAAAGAACCTATTCTTGGACTGTGGGTAACGAATCTTAGAAGCAATAAAAATAATTTTTCTTCAGAAAAGATACAGGAGTTAAATGATATTGGGTTTATTTGGGATATTGCATCTCATGAATGGAAAGAAAGAATTAGTCTTTTAAAGCAATTCAAAGAAAGACACGGGCATACAAAAGTTCCGCAAAAAGAACCTATTCTTGGACAGTGGGTGTCAAATATAAGGCAAAAGAAAAATAGTCTTCCTTTAGAAAAGATACAGGAGTTAGATAATTTTGGGTTTATTTGGGATGTCCCATCTTATGAATGGAACCAAAATATCATTCTTCATAAGGAGTTCAAAGAAAAGCATGGACATACAAAAGTGCCACGAAAAGAACCTATTCTTGGACAGTGGGTGCAAAATATAAGGCAAAAGAGAAATAGTCTTCCTTCAGAAAAGATACAGGAGTTAGATGATATCGGTTTTAGTTGGGATAATCATCATGCCGATTCATGGAAAAAAAATATTATTCTTCTAAAGGAGTTCAAAGAAAAGCATGGACATACAAAAGTGCGACATAAAGAACCTGTTATTGGAGAATGGGTTGCACGTTTGAGATCAAAAAAAATTGATCTTTCTCCAGAAATGATACAGGAATTAAATGATATCGGGTTTATTTGGGATATCTTGTCTTATGAATGGAACGAAAAAATAACTCTTCTTAAAAAATTTAAAGAAAAACATGGTCATACAAAAGTTCCACAAAAAGAACCAATTCTTGGGACTTGGACAAATAGTATAAGAACAAGAAAACATAAACTATCGCATGAAAAGATACAGGAATTAAATGATATCGGGTTTAGTTGGGATAATCATCATGCCGATTCATGGAAAAAAAATATTATTCTTCTAAAGGAATTCAAAGAAAAGCATGGGCATACAAAAGTTCCACAAAAAGAACCAATTCTTGGGACTTGGGCAAATAGAATGAGAACAAGAAAACATAAGTTATCACAAGAAAAGATACAGGAGTTAAATGATATCGGGTTTAGTTGGGATAATCATCATGCCGATTCATGGAAAAAAAATATTATTCTTCTAAAGGAATTCAAAGAAAAGCATGGGCATACGAAAGTACCATCAAAAGAATCTATTCTTGGACCGTGGGTGTCAAATATAAGGCAAAAGAGAAATAGTCTTCCTTTAGAAAAGATACAGGAGTTAGATGATATCGGATTTATTTGGGATATCTTGTCTTATGAATGGAACGAAAAAATAACTCTTCTTAAAAAATTTAAAGAAAAACATGGTCATACAAAAGTGCCACGAAAAGAACCTATTCTTGGACAGTGGGTGTCAAAAATAAGGCAAAGGAAAAATGATCTTCCTTCAGAAAGGATACAGGAGTTAAATGATATCGGGTTTATTTGGGTTACTAGCAATAAAAAAAATCTTTGA
- a CDS encoding tetratricopeptide repeat protein, whose amino-acid sequence MKIYPLIVSIFFATTPTIFSDKSKAKSIIPDTNKSIELSAEGDKKRYFYDDHKSAIEDYTESLKFNSKNTYALFSRAYSKSELKDYQGAVEDLNQLLAIDPTNGPALYNRARANANLKRNISAIKDYSKAISKEIELQHSYFNRGILKELIGDAKGACDDWGKGIEKGNRNKRAKNVFAENCLPSNFARFELKTKNNLIMKRARERNLAGDRRGACEDYQLAKSNGYVAPKKYKLFYKVITDPYCFLRTL is encoded by the coding sequence ATGAAAATTTACCCTTTAATAGTTTCTATTTTCTTTGCAACAACACCAACGATATTTAGCGATAAATCGAAAGCAAAAAGTATTATTCCTGATACTAATAAATCAATAGAACTTAGCGCAGAAGGCGACAAGAAACGATACTTCTATGATGATCATAAAAGTGCGATAGAAGATTATACAGAGTCATTAAAATTCAATTCAAAGAATACTTATGCATTATTTAGTAGAGCATATTCAAAGAGTGAATTAAAGGATTATCAAGGTGCTGTAGAAGATCTAAATCAACTACTAGCAATAGATCCTACTAATGGACCTGCTTTATATAATCGCGCAAGAGCGAATGCAAATTTAAAAAGAAATATAAGTGCTATTAAAGATTATTCAAAAGCAATTTCCAAAGAAATAGAACTTCAACATTCATACTTCAATAGAGGAATACTTAAAGAACTTATTGGGGATGCTAAAGGCGCATGTGATGACTGGGGAAAAGGAATTGAGAAGGGAAATAGAAATAAAAGAGCAAAAAATGTTTTTGCAGAGAATTGTTTACCAAGCAATTTTGCAAGATTTGAACTAAAGACTAAAAATAATCTAATTATGAAAAGAGCAAGAGAAAGAAATCTTGCAGGCGATAGGCGAGGCGCTTGTGAAGATTATCAATTAGCAAAAAGTAATGGATATGTAGCACCAAAAAAATATAAACTCTTCTATAAGGTCATTACAGACCCATACTGTTTCCTTAGAACCCTTTAA